Genomic segment of Mycobacterium sp. 050128:
AGCTTGGTCACCATTTCTCGCGCGGCGTGGGTCTGGGCAGGCGGCAGCACCTCGTGCCAGATGTCATTGCCACACCAGCTGCCCCGGCTCGGAGTGAGCTCCGAATAACCGACGAGGCTCGTCATCGCGGGGCCGACCACGGTGCCATGGCGGGTGACGGCGCCCTCGAGGCACACCTCGACGTTGCGGATGCGCTTCATGACTTTGAGTTCCTGGCCGACCATGTCGCCGCCGTGCTCGTCCCAGTCACGCTGACCGTGCACAAAGAACGTCCCGCTGCCGGCGTTGCCGTAGGCGATCGAGATGACCAGGTCGTCTCCTAATCCGGCGTCTTGTGCGAGCGCCAGCAGTTCGTCGTAGGAGCCGGCCCGCCCGATCGTGTTGGGCACGCTAGGTATGCCCGCCTCGTTGGCCAGGCGCGTCATGACGATCTTGGAGCCCAGGCGATTGCGCAACTCGATCGGCGGGTGCATGACCTCGAGACCCGCCTGTCGTGCGAGGCCCTGGATTTCCTCGTTCATCATCACAAAGCAACATTTGCCGCCGGGACCTTTACCCCCGATGAAGTCGAGCGTTTCAGGATCGGACAGCAGGTGACTGCACACCTCGTCCATCGAATCGAAATCACGGCGGTCGCGTCGCCGAGGCACGAACACGCGCGAATGGGTGCCCTCGAAAGAGTCAAAGTAGGTGAGGTAGAAGAAGTTTCGTATCCAGCGGTCAACGCCGAGCAGATTGAACG
This window contains:
- a CDS encoding biotin carboxylase, coding for MIVAPEPERRVLNGLSDIRAFFHTNKVPLYFISPTPFNLLGVDRWIRNFFYLTYFDSFEGTHSRVFVPRRRDRRDFDSMDEVCSHLLSDPETLDFIGGKGPGGKCCFVMMNEEIQGLARQAGLEVMHPPIELRNRLGSKIVMTRLANEAGIPSVPNTIGRAGSYDELLALAQDAGLGDDLVISIAYGNAGSGTFFVHGQRDWDEHGGDMVGQELKVMKRIRNVEVCLEGAVTRHGTVVGPAMTSLVGYSELTPSRGSWCGNDIWHEVLPPAQTHAAREMVTKLGDVMRREGYLGYFEVDLLHDLDSDELYLGEVNPRLSGASPMTNLTTEAYADMPLFLFHLLEYMDVDYELDIDDINARWERGYGEDEVWGQVIITETSPDLEIFTATPRTGVWRIDDDGRVSFSRTANDWATLLDGSEAFYMRVAAPGDLRSEGAQLGVLVTRSHLQTDDYQLSDRCQRWVKGMKAKFVSTPLTPAAPIVSRLVARA